In Aspergillus nidulans FGSC A4 chromosome II, a single window of DNA contains:
- a CDS encoding uncharacterized protein (transcript_id=CADANIAT00003991), with amino-acid sequence MTPPLVPPAQPGDTNFGLIPFSARRLELDWNIFAALDGSPQTSSPRPWKVLLLSNNISGNVMVSVCYHDIKLFYLKDPDKPNSSCTAIIN; translated from the exons ATGACGCCTCCTCTGGTTCCCCCTGCTCAACCCGGTGACACCAATTTTGGACTAATCCCATTCTCTGCGAGGAGACTCGAGCTAGACTGGAACATTTTCGCAGCCTTGGATGGCTCCCCCCAAACTTCAAGCCCAAGACCCTGGAAGGTCTTGCTGTTATCAAATAATATTAGCGGAA ATGTGATGG TATCAGTCTGCTATCACGATATCAAGCTCTTCTATCTCAAAGACCCGGATA AACCAAATTCTTCATGCACGGCGATTATCAACTAG
- a CDS encoding BTB/POZ domain-containing protein (transcript_id=CADANIAT00003992) translates to MGLKKKNRKVSQSSMPADPELEPESSNWPDKKAQEHLLDLITSLHLNSEYSDLEIVCKGRTFPAHKLVVCSRSEYFKRACFGEFKETREPICLDNTDPVLLEKVLEFLYTGNYTVRRLIPEAQDPQLNSNTECAKESLIMSISKVHAPDQLASQVEEATNEISMRNSENIAQDPIGGSNKSDQEDAVEPVINPAAEYHPCYFYMRVSGKADYFINSSLEDKAREQFRTSFTDCSERDLFAEVIKELYSEGANYQDLKTLAIDVVVNNLPSLQKGFSTAIDSQLLEAVPNCAIDLCLAIIDKYMSEPPNIKPYPLATGFEYKGVDYKSLL, encoded by the exons atggggctgaagaagaaaaaccGCAAAGTCTCACAATCATCTATGCCAGCCGATCCAGAGCTTGAGCCAGAGTCCTCTAACTGGCCAGATAAGAAGGCACAAGAACATCTTTTGGATCTTATTACTAG CCTTCATCTCAACTCAGAATACAGCGATTTGGAAATTGTCTGCAAGGGTAGAACCTTCCCAGCTCATAAGCTTGTGGTTTGCTCTAGGTCAGAGTATTTCAAAAGAGCTTGTTTTGGAGAATTCAAG GAGACCCGCGAGCCTATCTGTCTTGACAATACAGACCCAGTCCTTCTTGAGAAGGTGCTCGAATTCCTATATACGGGAAATTATACTGTCAGACGCCTTATCCCTGAAGCTCAAGATCCACAGCTTAATAGCAATACGGAGTGTGCGAAAGAGTCTTTGATAATGTCTATCTCGAAAGTACATGCTCCAGATCAGCTTGCATCACAAGTAGAAGAGGCCACCAATGAGATTAGCATGCGCAATTCAGAAAATATCGCCCAAGACCCCATTGGTGGAAGCAACAAAAGCGACCAGGAGGATGCTGTGGAACCCGTCATTAATCCTGCAGCTGAATACCACCCATGCTATTTCTACATGCGCGTGTCTGGTAAAGCAGACTATTTTATAAATAGCTCCTTAGAAGACAAAGCAAGGGAGCAATTTCGTACATCTTTTACAGATTGCTCAGAGAGAGATTTGTTTGCCGAGGTGATCAAGGAGCTCTACTCAGAAGGGGCCAACTACCAGGACCTAAAAACACTGGCAATAGATGTGGTGGTCAACAATCTGCCTAGTCTTCAAAAAGGTTTCAGCACAGCAATTGATTCCCAGCTTCTAGAGGCAGTCCCTAACTGCGCTATTGATCTTTGTCTTGCAATAATAGATAAGTATATGAGCGAGCCACCTAACATAAAACCATATCCACTCGCCACGGGCTTTGAATATAAGGGAGTTGACTACAAGTCTCTACTATAA
- a CDS encoding uncharacterized protein (transcript_id=CADANIAT00003993): protein MSSADMVQIPTCNRHTPIIWPYICATADSQLLGRSRNTGWARTLAVRFQTDVFPVEPSLYGAWADSAIACLLRDCSYQSFNGRRYPIRRKHLFQGCTYWIVGLLRSKGAEALK, encoded by the exons ATG TCTAGTGCAGATATGGTCCAGATACCCACGTGCAACAGACACACGCCTATCATTTGGCCCTATATTTGCGCGACTGCTGATTCGCAACTCCTAGGAAGGTCAAGAAATACCGGATGGGCCCGCACCCTTGCTGTGCGCTTTCAAACCGACGTTTTTCCGGTAGAGCCATCCTTATATGGGGCGTGGGCTGACTCGGCGATAGCTTGTCTCCTTCGGGATTGTTCGTACCAG TCTTTCAATGGTAGGAGATACCCTATCCGCAGAAAACACTTGTTCCAAGGATGTACTTACTGGATTGTTGGCCTTCTGAGGTCCAAGGGTGCTGAAGCGCTGAAGTAG
- a CDS encoding uncharacterized protein (transcript_id=CADANIAT00003994): MLADRDAQIDAEQSSGQYSPWRSVYNALRCPGPPCDNHDGHCWQDPVGKKHYKLKTHHLRHLVHLVKKKNLNIESHDDVPDEVRQQLYAEEQHRLERQRKTGRQSSNESPPSAPINIHLLPAQSAQASTLITPAGSPPLLPYSDPSLDDAIMIPDLPLDLAVRKYSDWQQRRVNSQILKDNVDKACDIALTNGLDLRQINKDRDVDFFVKHGVVVGVARRFVDDVREWLNDYQPV; the protein is encoded by the coding sequence ATGCTTGCTGATAGGGATGCCCAGATTGACGCAGAGCAAAGCTCTGGTCAATACTCGCCTTGGCGGTCTGTCTACAATGCGTTGCGATGTCCTGGGCCACCATGTGATAACCATGACGGGCACTGCTGGCAGGACCCCGTGGGAAAGAAGCATTACAAACTCAAGACACACCACTTGAGACACCTTGTTCATTTggtaaagaagaaaaatttGAACATTGAATCTCATGACGATGTCCCGGATGAGGTTCGACAACAATTATATGCAGAAGAGCAACACCGGTTGGAAAGGCAACGCAAAACTGGAAGGCAATCGTCAAACGAATCACCGCCATCGGCACCAATTAATATCCATCTTTTACCTGCGCAGTCTGCTCAGGCATCGACGTTAATTACTCCAGCTGGTTCACCGCCATTGCTCCCTTATTCAGACCCTAGCCTTGATGATGCAATTATGATTCCGGATCTACCGCTCGATCTAGCCGTCCGGAAGTATTCGGATTGGCAGCAAAGACGGGTGAACTCCCAGATTCTTAAAGACAACGTTGACAAAGCGTGCGACATCGCGTTGACTAATGGCCTCGATCTCAGACAAATCAACAAAGATAGAGATGTTGATTTCTTTGTCAAACATGGCGTTGTAGTTGGAGTTGCCCGGCGTTTCGTTGATGATGTTCGGGAGTGGTTGAACGATTATCAACCTGTCTAG
- a CDS encoding aminoglycoside phosphotransferase family protein (transcript_id=CADANIAT00003995), whose protein sequence is MPLIYLPPSQRKLKLMTPRTFALEYGGRRIVRVGHYFVVKFGKGVNLLEGENLLFVREKTNIPVPRVYALYTKPETGKKYIVMEQVHGETLQSLWPRLTSPEKDSIMSTMRAYFDELRSLPPPEYYGSLGGRSLLDEIFWTHEVNPAINGPFTTEDALNEAFALKYVYDDRPCFRAEFYRQCLPRIFHDHQPTFTHGDFQRKNIIVQRAENEAGVEAPKGIRVVLLDWEKSGWYPSYWEYCLAVCALRWDDDWCLWVEKTLDPFVSEAAWLQTLRLELWVYQQNLIGDMLMKEATRKCYQDKSFWLTHEYFQQQDHRHVIGPRVVQLDQVTEEVILRSGTGFATNCRRSGIIRTV, encoded by the exons ATGCCTCTGATTTACCTTCCCCCCTCCCAACGGAAACTGAAATTGATGACGCCCAGGACATTTGCTTTGGAGTATGGAGGGCGAAGGATTGTCCGGGTTGGGCACTATTTTGTTGTGAAGTTTGGGAAAGGTGTCAACCTCCTCGAAGGGGAGAATTTGCTGTTCGTCCGAGAAAAGACCAATATTCCCGTTCCCCGGGTCTACGCCCTTTACACGAAACCCGAGACAGGGAAAAAGTATATTGTGATGGAGCAAGTCCATGGCGAGACGCTACAATCCTTGTGGCCTCGGCTGACCTCACCTGAGAAGGACTCCATTATGAGTACCATGAGGGCTTATTTCGACGAGCTGAGGAGTCTTCCGCCGCCAGAATATTATGGCAGCCTCGGTGGCCGAAGTCTTCTTGATGAAATCTTTTGGACGCACGAAGTTAACCCCGCGATCAACGGCCCATTCACAACTGAAGACGCGCTCAACGAGGCATTTGCATTGAAGTATGTTTATGATGATCGGCCTTGCTTCAGAGCCGAGTTCTACCGCCAGTGTCTGCCACGTATTTTTCATGACCATCAGCCAACATTCACCCACGGAGACTTTCAAAGGAAGAATATAATCGTTCAGCGCGCTGAGAACGAGGCTGGAGTAGAAGCACCCAAGGGAATAAGAGTAGTTTTGCTGGATTGGGAAAAGTCAGGGTGGTATCCGAGTTACTGGGAATATTGTCTAGCTGTCTGTGCCTTACGATGGGATGATGACTGGTGTCTCTGGGTTGAGAAGACATTGGATCCGTTTGTTTCTGAGGCTGCATGGCTGCAGACGCTTCGTCTTGAACTATG GGTCTATCAGCAGAATCTGATTGGTGATATGTTAATGAAAGAGGCGACCAGAAAGTGCTATCAAGACAAATCCTTCTGGTTGACGCATGAATACTTCCAGCAGCAAGATCATAGGCATGTCATCGGGCCGCGCGTGGTTCAGCTAGACCAGGTTACTG AAGAAGTGATCCTTAGGAGTGGCACTGGTTTTGCCACCAACT GTAGGAGGTCAGGCATCATTAGAACTGTCTAA
- a CDS encoding uncharacterized protein (transcript_id=CADANIAT00003996) has translation MLPTDNKGYSPAPLQISVYLDGSRTSQGAGYGYAIYFGPILMSKGHGPAGPRTEVYDAEIIGAVEGLRAALGQPCVGYSTQLVILLDNLAAASLLASYRPTPHRHGLSETFSQLAAQWMESPSILTMQRKPLQVRWIPGHSGIAGNELADKLAKLGPEYQTPIQKKAAPASTSCPGGYLADSSPPVQATETLRHTTSASTTQTTWRAALVSGHVFQVVGDIQNGMTHGHKPAKKPEESATYQGKVLIGKISAANYSRVKPICDSIPPPKKQFEGPRRLYPEEPIRRCQEWTKEAVEALAAAGVLEK, from the exons atgctcccaacagacaacaaaggctacagccctgcccctttacagATTTCAGTGTACTTAGATGGCTcacggaccagccagggggcagggtatggctatgcaatctactttggccctatcctcatgtccaagggacatggtcccgcgggccccaggacagaagtctatgatgcagaaatcataggtgctgtggaaggcctacgcgcagccctgggacaaccatgcgttggctactccacccagctagttatcctcctagataacctagctgcagcctccctgctagcaagctataggccaacccctcacagacatggtctgtcagagacctttagccaactagccgcccagtggatggaaagcccttcaatcctaaccatgcaacggaagccccttcaggtccgctggattccaggccactctggaattgctgggaatgagctggcagacaagctcgctaagctagg ccctgaatatcagactcccatacaaaagaaagccgctcccgcgagcacaagctgccctggtgggtacttggccgactcgtcgccgcccgtacaggccacggagactttacggcataccaccagcgcttcaaccactcagactacctggagagctgctcttgtg TCCGGCCATGTCTTCCAAGTTGTTGGAGACATCCAAAATGGAATGACACATGGCCACAAACCAGCGAAGAAGCCAGAGGAGTCGGCCACTTATCAAGGCAAAGTTCTCATTGGAAAAATCTCCGCCGCAAACTATTCCCGGGTAAAACCAATTTGCGACTCTATTCCCCCTCCAAAAAAACAGTTCGAAGGTCCTCGAAGGCTTTACCCCGAAGAACCGATCCGACGCTGCCAGGAATGGACaaaggaggctgttgaggctctggcagcagcaggagtgCTTGAGAAGTAG
- a CDS encoding uncharacterized protein (transcript_id=CADANIAT00003997), translating to MSTAPLMTQLAPAGAGSTPSTLSTLLGYAPPENTILAGDFNTRHPFWQPDTESHAVTPGATGLLDWLDAHELELRLEPGTPTRGPNTLDLVFSNLPLRALVEDHLKTPSDHATIGIILEQEEPPPIYKLGSTNWEKARALASPPDPTLLIDLLAKQLQQNPDYKQLWKAIVQAKAEYWKQRIEQATAPIDAVQTC from the exons ATGTCTACCGCCCCCCTAATGACCCAGTTggcccctgctggtgctggctcaacaccctctacactttccacactcctaggatatgcacccccagagaacaccatcctagcaggagacttcaatacccggcacccattctggcagccagatactgagtctcatgctgtcacacctggcgcaacaggattattagactggcttgatgcccatgagctggaacttcgccttgagccaggcacccccacccgtggaccaaacaccctagaccttgtcttctctaacctaccactaagggccctagtagaagaccatctaaagactccaagtgaccatgcaacaattggaataatactggaacaagaagagcccccgcctatatacaagcttggatctaccaactgggagaaagccagagccctggcaagcccgcctgacccaaccctactAATTGACCTactagccaaacaactg caacaaaaccccgactataaacagctctggaaggccattgtacaggcaaaggctgaatactggaagcagcgaattgaacaagccacagcacctatagATGCAgttcaaacttgctaa
- a CDS encoding uncharacterized protein (transcript_id=CADANIAT00003998) produces the protein MITTFFIHHCIYFSFFGKSAQPGPTGHGQTREPGADAPQSLLFVEEAGSSNNQRAAPHVAEPSKPVQQGQQEVPRAGRERRILKKQQKQKFYCQQHPADAGSPEPMEYE, from the exons ATGATCACTACCTTTTTCATCCACCATTGCATCTATTTTTCCTTCTTCGGCAAATCAGCACAACCTGGGCCTACCGGCCACGGTCAAACCAGAGAACCTGGCGCGGACGCCCCTCAGTCTCTGTTGTttgttgaggaggctgggtcATCTAACAATCAAAGAGCTGCTCCACACGTGGCTGAGCCAAGCAAGCCAGTACAACAGGGGCAGCAGGAG gTACCTAGAGCAGGAAGGGAGCGACGAATTCTGAAAAAacaacagaagcagaagtTCTATTGTCAGCAGCACCCAGCTGACGCAGGCAGCCCAGAGCCCATGGAGTATGAATAG